One region of Vitis vinifera cultivar Pinot Noir 40024 chromosome 1, ASM3070453v1 genomic DNA includes:
- the LOC100855399 gene encoding inactive leucine-rich repeat receptor-like serine/threonine-protein kinase At1g60630, translating to MARYSFLLFLFSLMHLQPLVRSGDGETLLALKSWIDPSNSLQWRGSDFCKWQGVKECMRGRVTKLVLEHLNLNGTLDEKSLAQLDQLRVLSFKENSLSGQIPDLSGLINLKSLFLNNNNFSGDFPSSLSGLHRLKVIILAGNQISGQIPASLLKLQRLYILYLQDNRLTGEIPPLNQTSLRFFNVSNNQLSGEIPLTPAVVRFNQSSFSNNLELCGEQVNSPCPRSPAISPESPTVPTPSSSSKHSNRTKRIKIIAGSVGGGVLLICLILLCVSYRRMRRKTVEGRSKGKAVGAVGSPEAANGGGGGGGGNNERKQGGFSWEGEGLGSLVFCGPGDQQMSYSLEDLLKASAETLGRGTMGSTYKAVMESGFIVTVKRLKDARYPRLEEFRAQMELLGRLRHPNLVPLRAYFQAKEERLLVYDYFPNGSLFSLIHGSRTSGGGKPLHWTSCLKIGEDLATGLLYIHQNPGLTHGNLKSSNVLLGSDFESCLTDYGLTTFRDPDTVEESSASSLFYRAPECRDTRNPSTQQADVYSFGVILLELLTGKTPFQDLVQEHGSDIPRWVRSVREEETESGDDPASGNETSEEKLGALLNIAMACVSLSPENRPVMREVLRMIKETRAEAQVSSNSSDHSPGRWSDTVQSLPREEHLSI from the exons ATGGCAAGGTACtcgtttttgttgtttttgttctctttgatGCACCTTCAACCTCTGGTGAGATCAGGCGATGGTGAAACGCTTCTAGCCCTAAAATCGTGGATCGATCCTTCGAACTCGCTGCAATGGAGAGGAAGCGACTTCTGCAAATGGCAAGGAGTGAAGGAATGTATGAGAGGCAGAGTCACCAAGCTTGTTCTCGAGCATTTGAACTTGAATGGAACTTTGGATGAGAAGAGCCTGGCACAGTTGGATCAGCTTCGAGTGCTCAGCTTCAAAGAGAACTCTCTTTCCGGCCAAATCCCCGACCTCTCCGGCCTAATCAACCTAAAATCCCTCTTCCTCAATAATAACAACTTCTCCGGCGACTTCCCTAGCTCCCTCTCCGGCCTGCACCGCCTCAAAGTGATCATCCTCGCAGGAAACCAAATATCCGGCCAGATTCCAGCGAGTCTACTCAAGCTGCAGCGACTGTACATTCTGTACTTGCAAGACAACCGCCTTACCGGAGAAATCCCTCCCCTCAACCAAACTAGCCTCCGGTTCTTCAATGTGTCTAACAACCAACTCTCCGGCGAGATTCCCCTGACTCCCGCTGTGGTTCGATTCAATCAATCATCATTCTCCAATAACCTAGAACTATGCGGCGAACAAGTTAATAGTCCATGCCCCCGCTCGCCTGCAATCAGTCCGGAGTCTCCAACAGTGCCAACCCCAAGCTCATCCTCCAAACATTCGAACCGCACAAAACGCATAAAGATAATCGCAGGAAGCGTCGGTGGAGGTGTGCTTCTAATCTGTTTGATTCTGCTCTGCGTGAGTTATAGGAGGATGAGGAGGAAGACGGTGGAGGGGAGGAGCAAAGGAAAGGCCGTCGGCGCCGTCGGATCGCCGGAAGCAGCGAACGGCGGTGGCGGCGGAGGAGGCGGGAACAATGAGAGAAAGCAAGGGGGGTTTTCGTGGGAAGGAGAGGGACTTGGGAGTCTGGTGTTCTGCGGGCCAGGGGATCAGCAGATGAGTTACAGTTTGGAGGATTTGTTGAAGGCGTCGGCGGAGACGCTGGGGAGGGGGACGATGGGAAGCACGTACAAGGCGGTGATGGAGTCTGGGTTTATAGTGACCGTGAAGAGGCTCAAGGACGCCAGATACCCCCGGCTGGAGGAGTTCAGGGCACAGATGGAGCTTCTAGGGAGGCTGAGGCACCCCAATTTGGTGCCTCTCCGTGCCTACTTCCAGGCCAAGGAGGAACGCCTCCTCGTATACGATTACTTCCCCAACGGCAGTCTCTTCTCCCTCATTCATG GATCAAGAACTTCAGGTGGTGGAAAGCCTCTTCACTGGACATCCTGCCTAAAAATTGGAGAGGACTTGGCTACTGGGTTGCTCTATATCCACCAGAACCCTGGCCTAACCCATGGGAACTTGAAATCATCCAATGTCCTGTTAGGATCTGACTTTGAGTCATGCCTCACAGATTATGGTCTCACCACATTCAGAGACCCAGACACTGTAGAAGAGTCCAGTGCTTCTTCCCTTTTCTATAGAGCACCTGAATGTCGAGATACCAGAAATCCGTCCACCCAACAGGCTGATGTCTACAGCTTTGGTGTAATCCTATTGGAGCTCCTAACAGGTAAAACTCCCTTCCAAGACCTTGTTCAAGAACATGGTTCAGACATTCCTAGATGGGTCCGTTCAGTTCGTGAAGAAGAGACTGAATCTGGAGATGACCCAGCCTCTGGCAATGAGACCTCTGAGGAGAAACTTGGAGCTCTCTTGAACATTGCAATGGCTTGTGTCTCACTATCACCCGAGAACCGGCCAGTGATGAGGGAGGTTTTAAGGATGATTAAGGAAACAAGGGCAGAGGCTCAAGTGTCATCAAACAGCAGTGACCACTCACCAGGGAGATGGTCTGATACAGTTCAGAGCTTGCCCAGGGAAGAACATTTGAGCATATGA